From the Brassica napus cultivar Da-Ae chromosome A8, Da-Ae, whole genome shotgun sequence genome, one window contains:
- the LOC106361956 gene encoding probable galacturonosyltransferase-like 1 — translation MSQHLLLILLSLLFILINPISASPIIQKFKEAPQFYNSADCPIIDPGDDDDDVAAKPIFCSRRAVHVAMTLDTAYIRGSVAAVLSVLQHSSCPENIVFHFVASASADASSLRSTVSASFPYLDFTVYVFNVSTVSRLISSSIRSALDCPLNYARSYLADLLPPCVRRVVYLDSDLILVDDIAKLAATDLGRDSVLAAPEYCNANFTSYFTSAFWSNPTLSLTFADRKACYFNTGVMVIDLSRWREGAYTARIEEWMAMQKRIRIYQLGSLPPFLLVFAGLIKPVNHRWNQHGLGGDNFRGLCRDLHPGPVSLLHWSGKGKPWARLDAGRPCPLDALWSPYDLLQTPFALDS, via the coding sequence ATGTCccaacatcttcttctcatTCTCCTCTCGCTTCTCTTCATTCTTATTAATCCCATTTCCGCCTCTCCAATTATCCAAAAATTCAAAGAAGCCCCACAGTTTTACAATTCAGCTGATTGCCCCATAATCGATCCGGGAGACGATGACGATGACGTGGCGGCGAAGCCAATCTTCTGCTCCCGTCGAGCCGTCCACGTGGCGATGACACTCGACACAGCCTACATTCGCGGCTCAGTCGCCGCCGTCCTCTCCGTCCTCCAACACTCCTCTTGCCCGGAGAACATCGTTTTCCACTTCGTCGCCTCCGCTTCCGCCGACGCGTCGTCTCTACGCTCCACCGTCTCCGCCTCGTTCCCTTACCTGGACTTCACCGTCTACGTCTTCAACGTCTCCACCGTCTCCCGCCTCATCTCCTCCTCCATCCGCTCCGCCTTAGACTGTCCGTTAAACTACGCCCGGAGCTACCTCGCCGACCTCCTCCCGCCGTGCGTCCGCCGCGTCGTCTACTTAGACTCCGACCTAATCCTCGTCGACGACATCGCCAAACTCGCCGCCACGGATCTCGGCCGAGACTCCGTCCTCGCCGCGCCGGAGTACTGCAACGCCAACTTCACCTCCTACTTCACCTCGGCTTTCTGGTCTAACCCGACGCTCTCGTTAACATTCGCCGATCGTAAGGCGTGCTACTTCAACACCGGAGTCATGGTGATCGATCTCTCGCGGTGGCGCGAAGGCGCGTACACCGCACGCATCGAGGAGTGGATGGCGATGCAAAAGAGAATAAGGATTTACCAGCTAGGTTCGTTACCGCCGTTTTTATTGGTATTCGCGGGTTTGATTAAACCGGTTAATCACCGGTGGAACCAGCACGGTTTAGGGGGAGATAATTTTCGAGGACTGTGTCGGGATCTGCATCCTGGTCCGGTGAGTTTGTTGCATTGGAGTGGGAAAGGTAAGCCATGGGCTAGGCTTGACGCAGGTCGTCCTTGTCCTTTAGATGCGCTTTGGTCTCCGTACGATCTACTTCAAACACCATTCGCTTTGGATTCTTGA